From a single Bos indicus isolate NIAB-ARS_2022 breed Sahiwal x Tharparkar chromosome 11, NIAB-ARS_B.indTharparkar_mat_pri_1.0, whole genome shotgun sequence genomic region:
- the TCF23 gene encoding transcription factor 23 gives MSQREARGARAMPGLGQSPAKATPRLLAGTERKRSRLSRRGQDLWEESSWSNQRWSRTAPNPRGARARSLARGRSEASPENAARERSRVRTLRQAFLALQATLPAVPPDTKLSKLDVLVLATSYIAHLTRTLGQEMPGPSWPPFLRGLRYLHPLKKWPMRSRLYAGGLGCSGLDSTTASNSGQRTKEAEAGPHVSGEPDALLSTRPLSPAPSDK, from the exons ATGTCACAGAGGGAGGCCAGAGGGGCACGGGCCATGCCAGGACTGGGGCAGAGCCCGGCCAAGGCCACACCGAGGTTGTTAGCAGGCACTGAGAGGAAGAGGAGCCGCCTGAGCAGGAGAGGGCAGGACCTGTGGGAAGAGTCCAGCTGGAGCAACCAAAGATGGAGCCGAACAGCCCCGAACCCTCGAGGAGCCAGGGCCAGGAGCCTGGCTCGGGGTCGG AGCGAGGCCAGTCCTGAGAACGCTGCGCGGGAGCGGAGCCGGGTGAGGACGCTGCGCCAGGCCTTCCTGGCCCTGCAGGCCACCCTGCCGGCCGTGCCACCTGACACCAAGTTGTCCAAGTTGGACGTGCTGGTGCTGGCCACCAGCTACATAGCCCACCTCACCCGCACGCTTGGACAAGAGATGCCCGGCCCCTCCTGGCCGCCTTTCCTGCGTGGACTCCGCTATTTGCACCCTCTCAAG AAGTGGCCAATGCGATCTCGTCTCTACgctggaggcctggggtgctctGGCCTTGACTCTACCACAGCCTCCAACTCGGGCCAAAGAAcaaaggaggcagaggctgggccCCATGTCTCTGGAGAGCCAGATGCCCTTCTTTCCACCAGGCCACTGTCACCAGCACCCAGTGACAAGTGA
- the PRR30 gene encoding proline-rich protein 30: MLPPNKAQVLLRNTASPGRPPQGPSQTEDSLFYNLQPQPRQQSLRSTQPSCSPPPRSHSAGSHLYSSDSNSDFVLHPYSSSLSNSPTFFHQNCLSLSPPCSSSPSRRLYPSATLTHSSPSQPQNSSFPHSPCQSPFHLEDLPTSTLTSPSPSPPSRGVHSNSQAWHSHQYRNTRSPGAEGVCVASGKDPAEFKDPGALAQALVLHLGHRRIAHDLQLLLLQRLWLGQTDKAPVVEYPVCLVCLRLRTPSCPIPRYRTGPRLLAFPQLLPCAQGKESGPLRMGIGFGLRLPQGQAKALHLLPKRRPEEAGPQAKAAQASGCQAQVAQAPAAPAKADLGAGTLSQNGSFRSVDRQSLNSTRHSESLTQAPKQATVHLKPRPSSAPKRPASLGPIPQKSPL; encoded by the coding sequence ATGTTGCCTCCAAACAAGGCCCAGGTGCTGCTACGGAACACAGCGTCCCCTGGGCGGCCCCCTCAGGGCCCCTCACAAACTGAAGACTCCCTTTTCTATAACCTACAACCTCAGCCTCGCCAACAATCACTCCGCTCCACCCAGCCATCTTGCTCTCCTCCCCCACGGTCCCACTCTGCGGGGTCCCATCTCTACTCTTCTGATTCAAATTCGGACTTTGTCCTACATCCCTACTCTTCTTCTCTCTCAAATTCCCCCACTTTCTTTCATCAGAattgcctctctctctcccctccctgttCTTCCTCACCTTCCCGCCGGCTATACCCCTCTGCTACCCTCACTCACTCCTCGCCCTCTCAGCCACAGAATTCCTCTTTCCCCCACTCACCTTGCCAGTCACCTTTCCACCTCGAAGATCTACCTACCTCCACTCTCACGTCCCCGAGCCCCAGCCCACCTTCTCGTGGGGTCCACTCTAACAGCCAGGCATGGCACTCGCATCAGTACAGGAACACCAGGTCCCCTGGGGCGGAGGGGGTATGCGTGGCAAGCGGGAAGGACCCTGCAGAGTTCAAGGACCCAGGAGCCCTGGCCCAAGCCCTGGTGCTCCATCTGGGGCACCGTCGTATCGCCCACGACTTGCAGCTACTGCTTTTGCAGCGCCTGTGGCTAGGCCAAACCGACAAGGCCCCGGTCGTGGAATACCCTGTATGCCTGGTGTGTCTCCGGCTCCGCACCCCCTCTTGCCCCATCCCCAGGTACAGGACTGGACCCAGGCTGCTTGCTTTCCCCCAGCTGCTGCCCTGTGCCCAGGGCAAGGAATCTGGACCACTCCGCATGGGCATTGGCTTTGGCCTCCGCCTGCCTCAGGGCCAGGCCAAGGCTCTACATCTGCTGCCAAAAAGAAGGCCGGAGGAAGCAGGGCCTCAGGCCAAGGCTGCTCAGGCCAGTGGGTGTCAAGCCCAGGTAGCTCAAGCCCCAGCAGCTCCAGCCAAGGCAGATCTAGGGGCAGGCACCCTGTCCCAGAACGGGAGCTTCAGGTCTGTAGACCGCCAGTCACTAAACTCCACACGCCATTCAGAGTCTCTAACTCAGGCACCAAAGCAGGCTACGGTCCACTTGAAGCCCAGGCCTTCCTCTGCCCCAAAGAGACCTGCCTCTCTAGGGCCCATTCCCCAAAAGTCACCACTCTAG